Proteins from a genomic interval of Papaver somniferum cultivar HN1 chromosome 4, ASM357369v1, whole genome shotgun sequence:
- the LOC113275924 gene encoding uncharacterized protein LOC113275924, protein MSSANAEDAQKQEHVEDTGKDQVNEDSPENDPMHEDGKEEHPMPSPQQEEEVLKKKYGGILPKKTPLISKDHERAFFDSADWALGKQGKAKPKGPLEALRPKLQPTPHQQARSRRSAYAPAGEGEDGGSNLNGEEQNSQ, encoded by the exons ATGTCAAGCGCAAATGCAGAGGATGCCCAGAAGCAGGAACATGTAGAGGATACAGGCAAAGACCAAGTTAACGAAGACTCACCTGAAAATGACCCAATGCATGAAGACGGAAAAGAAGAACATCCTATGCCATCACCTCAGCAAGAG GAAGAAGTACTCAAGAAGAAATATGGAGGAATTTTACCCAAGAAAACTCCTTTGATATCCAAG GACCATGAGCGTGCATTCTTTGATTCTGCTGACTGGGCTCTTGGAAAG CAAGGAAAAGCAAAGCCTAAAGGACCACTCGAAGCACTTCGACCAAAATTACAG CCCACACCACACCAGCAAGCGCGATCCAGACGATCAGCTTATGCTCCAGCAGGCGAGGGTGAAG ATGGTGGCAGTAACCTGAATGGCGAGGAGCAAAACAGTCAataa